Proteins encoded by one window of Halichondria panicea chromosome 8, odHalPani1.1, whole genome shotgun sequence:
- the LOC135340007 gene encoding uncharacterized protein LOC135340007: protein MDPQHPMGQYAYSYGNVWPEYQWSPEQLPVTSHQPRQDDLKYRVRIINQKLKKDSIVVDWHGISNKFSSILELKQKLISTLSKYVPPASAIDEFNVGYFHGRPQVKSWILSEEDLKAMYTNAGDKEILLWCDGQVQVTSTFGRKRKQDDAETESVPKRAASSASGEEAELQEHVHELQNIHGDKYGYGDYRIWARMIKNHQWKDKDTPPNIPMIRGKVSRKGKHDVVDTLANAAVAIVKALRPSSPDVNPSVTAAASCSTLGMSPGKKVQLRSQYLKQLKEIQNLRDENVLSIDEFQAEKYTILTTLRELK from the exons ATGGACCCACAACACCCCATGGGACAGTATGCCTACTCATATGGTAATGTTTGGCCGGAGTATCAGTGGTCTCCAGAACAGCTACCTGTGACCAGTCATCAGCCTAGACAG GACGACTTGAAGTACCGTGTTCGAATTATTAACCAAAAGTTAAAGAAGGACTCGATTGTAGTTGATTGGCATGGTATCTCTAACAAGTTTTCATCGATACTTGAACTGAAACAAAAGCTTATCAGTACTCTCAGTAAGTATGTCCCTCCTGCATCTGCAATAGATGAGTTTAATGTTGGGTACTTCCATGGACGTCCTCAAGTAAAGAGCTGGATTTTATCGGAAGAAGATTTAAAAGCCATGTACACAAATGCTGGTGACAAAGAGATCTTGCTGTGGTGTGATGGACAAGTGCAGGTTACATCAACTTTTGGTCGTAAGCGAAAACAAGACGATGCTGAAACGGAGAGTGTGCCTAAACGTGCTGCTAGCAGTGCTTCTGGAGAAGAAGCAGAGCTTCAAGAACACGTTCATGAATTACAAAACATTCATGGAGACAAATATGGCTATGGTGACTACAGAATCTGGGCGAGAATGATTAAAAATCATCAATGGAAAGACAAAGATACTCCTCCAAATATCCCTATGATTAGAGGGAAAGTTTCTCGTAAAGGCAAACATGATGTAGTTGATACTCTGGCTAATGCTGCTGTTGCTATCGTGAAAGCTTTAAGGCCATCATCTCCTGACGTAAACCCCAGTGTTACTGCTGCTGCATCATGTAGTACACTTGGGATGTCACCTGGTAAAAAAGTACAGCTACGGTCCCAGTACCTCAAACAACTCAAGGAGATTCAGAACCTTCGAGATGAAAATGTTCTAAGTATTGATGAGTTTCAAGCTGAAAAATATACTATCTTAACGACATTACGTGAACTTAAGTAA